From a region of the Pongo abelii isolate AG06213 chromosome 9, NHGRI_mPonAbe1-v2.0_pri, whole genome shotgun sequence genome:
- the LOC100461659 gene encoding olfactory receptor 5P3: MGTGNDTTVIEFTLLGLSEDTKVCAILFLVFLGIYVVTLMGNISIIVLIGRSHHLHTPMYLFLCHLAFVDIGYSSSVTPVMLMSFLRKETSLPVAGCVAQLCSVVTFGTTECFLLAAMAYDRYVAICSPLLYSTCMSPGVCIILVGMSYVGGCVNAWTFIGCLLRLSFCGPNKVNHFFCDYSPLLKLACSHDFTFEIIPAISSGSIIVATVCVIAISYIYILITILKMRSTKDHHKAFSTCTSHLTAVTLFYGTITCIYVMPKSSYSTDQNKVVSVFYTMVIPMLNPLIYSLRNKEIKGALKRELRIKIFS, translated from the coding sequence ATGGGGACTGGAAATGACACCACTGTGATAGAGTTTACTCTTTTGGGGTTATCTGAGGATACTAAAGTTTGTGCtattttatttcttgtgtttctaggaatttatgtTGTCACCTTAATGGGTAATATCAGCATAATCGTATTGATCGGAAGAAGTCATCATCTTCATACACCCATGTACCTTTTCCTCTGCCATTTGGCCTTTGTAGATATTGGGTACTCCTCATCAGTCACACCTGTCATGCTCATGAGCTTCCTAAGGAAAGAAACCTCTCTCCCTGTTGCTGGTTGTGTGGCCCAGCTCTGTTCTGTAGTGACGTTTGGTACGACCGAGTGCTTCCTGCTGGCTGCCATGGCCTATGATCGCTATGTGGCCATCTGCTCGCCCCTGCTCTACTCTACCTGCATGTCCCCTGGAGTCTGCATCATCTTAGTGGGCATGTCCTACGTGGGTGGATGTGTGAATGCTTGGACATTCATTGGCTGCTTATTAAGACTGTCCTTCTGTGGGCCAAATAAGGTCAATCACTTTTTCTGTGACTATTCACCACTTTTGAAGCTTGCTTGTTCCCAtgattttacttttgaaataattCCAGCTATCTCTTCTGGATCTATCATTGTGGCCACTGTGTGTGTCATAGCCATATCCTACATCTATATCCTCATCACCATCCTGAAGATGCGCTCCACTAAGGACCACCACAAGGCCTTCTCCACCTGCACCTCCCACCTCACTGCAGTCACTCTGTTCTATGGGACCATTACCTGCATTTATGTGATGCCCAAGTCCAGCTACTCAACTGACCAGAACAAGGTGGTGTCTGTGTTCTACACCATGGTGATTCCCATGTTGAACCCCCTGATCTACAGCCTCAGGAACAAGGAGATTAAGGGGGCTCTGAAGAGAGAgcttagaataaaaatattttcttga